A single genomic interval of Microbacterium hydrocarbonoxydans harbors:
- a CDS encoding DUF4145 domain-containing protein, with translation MNSSERIEDSFSCAYCGVVAHQTKVSLKVLTDNSGNFEPIDLSDEQDAYQLTQWGMFAGELDTTDAWRAYSDESTWWGSICAACRRLTVWRQDERLHPRVTAGIKPPHPEMPDKARELYEEAAAVLPTSRRAAAALARASMEALLKELDGTPGRKNLQDRLGALHSKVSPELWKILTALRVVGNDALHGDDDELVTLYLVEEDSGVVRALFAAINEVVHELVARPREWEELYALIPESKREAAERATQKRQ, from the coding sequence GTGAACAGCTCCGAGCGAATCGAAGACAGTTTCAGTTGTGCGTACTGCGGCGTCGTTGCGCATCAGACGAAGGTCAGCCTCAAGGTCCTCACAGACAACTCCGGAAACTTCGAACCGATCGACCTATCTGACGAGCAAGACGCATACCAACTGACTCAGTGGGGCATGTTCGCTGGTGAGTTGGACACCACCGACGCATGGCGGGCCTATAGCGATGAATCCACATGGTGGGGATCGATCTGCGCCGCGTGTCGACGGCTAACGGTGTGGCGGCAGGATGAACGTCTTCACCCACGCGTGACTGCGGGAATCAAGCCGCCGCACCCGGAGATGCCGGACAAGGCGCGAGAGCTCTACGAGGAGGCGGCGGCTGTGCTGCCGACGTCACGCCGAGCCGCGGCCGCTCTCGCCCGAGCGTCAATGGAGGCGCTCCTCAAGGAGCTCGACGGAACGCCGGGGAGAAAGAACCTGCAGGATCGGCTGGGGGCTCTTCACTCCAAGGTCAGCCCGGAGCTATGGAAAATACTTACCGCGCTCCGAGTGGTCGGCAACGATGCCCTCCATGGCGATGACGATGAACTTGTGACGCTCTATCTCGTCGAAGAAGACTCGGGGGTGGTCCGTGCACTGTTCGCGGCCATTAATGAGGTGGTGCACGAGCTTGTCGCGCGGCCCCGCGAGTGGGAGGAGCTCTACGCCCTCATTCCTGAGAGCAAGCGCGAGGCCGCGGAGCGAGCCACACAGAAGCGCCAGTAA